The following are encoded in a window of Allosphingosinicella indica genomic DNA:
- a CDS encoding autotransporter domain-containing protein, with translation MPSFSARLLAAVASSAFLAGTPAAAQSVDRIVAFGDSYADDGNLFELLGIPRPQVYPTGRFSGGTNFVDTMGQLLTVPIDNFAIGGAFTGPGNTGFTNINGPGIPGFPTEVGAYLAGGGPAAFPRVSGTFDASDLVVVSIGGNDARYYQFNGGTVAGAPAAAAISVGEATAGLRSLVGAGAQNITFLAGDVGRLPEVRGTPIAAVGTAFATSFNNGIKTQLGNLAAGGVIVNYLDLNLIGDRVEANLGAYGLTSAGACPVECVTNPNLQSQYLFYVDQVHLTSAGFAIVGRYAVRQLQAPLQFQAQSDLGIQTAQAFGSTLIGRLDLSPARRGGEAQDGLSAYLLGSFAGRDTRTTAASYAYDIDVPAVTGGFEYGMGNGATVGAALNYSRPKADFDTINARARADAWQVGVYAGWAGPAAFVQGYAGLGWLDLKTRREAVIDDIAGKTDGDTVTAGAKAGYLMGLGGLRAGPVIGLQYARAKLDAYTEAGDPVLTNNIGAQRLETLVGSLGAEVRGEWDAGGLAVQPYLSLTAERDFEGDSRTIRYAATATPGIVNSFVLPDRPKDTYGRVMGGADFSLGGGFALQVNGGTSFSRRGGDDFSGFVGLKAAF, from the coding sequence ATGCCGTCATTTTCCGCAAGGCTTCTGGCTGCCGTAGCGTCATCCGCGTTCCTCGCCGGAACGCCCGCCGCCGCGCAATCGGTGGATCGCATCGTCGCGTTCGGCGATTCCTATGCCGACGACGGCAATCTGTTCGAACTGCTCGGCATCCCGCGGCCCCAAGTCTACCCCACCGGTCGGTTCAGCGGCGGCACCAATTTCGTCGACACGATGGGCCAGCTCCTGACCGTGCCGATCGACAATTTCGCGATCGGCGGCGCGTTCACCGGGCCGGGCAACACCGGCTTCACCAACATCAACGGCCCCGGCATTCCCGGATTTCCCACTGAAGTCGGCGCCTATCTCGCCGGCGGCGGGCCTGCCGCCTTCCCGCGCGTATCGGGCACGTTCGACGCGTCCGATCTCGTCGTCGTCTCGATCGGCGGTAACGACGCGCGCTACTACCAGTTCAACGGCGGCACTGTCGCGGGCGCACCCGCCGCGGCGGCGATCAGTGTCGGCGAGGCGACCGCGGGACTCCGCTCGCTGGTCGGCGCGGGCGCGCAGAACATTACCTTCCTGGCGGGCGACGTCGGGCGGCTTCCCGAGGTGCGCGGCACGCCGATCGCCGCGGTCGGCACCGCCTTCGCCACCAGCTTCAACAACGGCATCAAGACGCAGCTCGGCAATCTCGCCGCCGGAGGCGTGATCGTGAACTATCTCGATCTCAACCTGATCGGGGATCGGGTCGAGGCGAACCTTGGCGCCTACGGCCTCACCAGCGCGGGCGCCTGCCCCGTCGAATGCGTCACCAATCCCAATCTGCAGAGCCAGTATCTGTTCTATGTCGATCAGGTGCATCTGACCTCGGCCGGCTTCGCGATCGTCGGCCGCTATGCGGTCCGCCAGCTTCAGGCGCCACTCCAGTTCCAGGCGCAGAGCGATCTCGGCATTCAGACCGCGCAGGCCTTCGGATCGACGCTGATCGGCCGGCTCGACCTCTCGCCCGCGCGGCGCGGCGGCGAGGCGCAGGACGGGCTCTCCGCCTATCTGCTCGGCAGCTTCGCAGGCCGCGACACGCGCACCACCGCGGCGAGCTACGCCTATGACATCGACGTTCCCGCCGTCACCGGCGGCTTCGAATATGGCATGGGCAATGGCGCGACCGTCGGTGCGGCGCTCAACTACTCGCGCCCCAAGGCCGATTTCGACACGATCAACGCGCGTGCGCGGGCCGATGCCTGGCAGGTCGGCGTCTATGCCGGCTGGGCCGGGCCCGCCGCTTTCGTCCAGGGCTATGCCGGGCTCGGCTGGCTCGATCTCAAGACGCGGCGCGAGGCGGTGATCGACGATATCGCGGGCAAGACGGACGGCGATACCGTCACCGCGGGCGCCAAGGCGGGCTATCTGATGGGCCTCGGCGGACTGCGCGCCGGCCCGGTGATCGGCCTCCAATATGCCCGCGCCAAGCTCGACGCCTACACCGAAGCGGGCGATCCGGTGCTGACCAACAATATCGGCGCGCAGCGACTGGAGACCCTGGTCGGCAGCCTCGGCGCCGAAGTCCGCGGCGAGTGGGACGCCGGCGGGCTCGCCGTGCAGCCCTATCTCTCGCTCACCGCCGAGCGCGATTTCGAAGGCGACAGCCGCACCATCCGCTACGCCGCCACCGCGACGCCGGGGATCGTAAACAGCTTCGTCCTGCCCGATCGGCCCAAGGACACCTACGGCCGGGTGATGGGCGGCGCCGACTTCTCGCTGGGCGGCGGCTTCGCGCTGCAGGTCAACGGCGGCACCAGCTTCAGCCGCCGCGGCGGCGACGACTTCTCGGGCTTCGTGGGGCTGAAGGCGGCGTTCTAA
- a CDS encoding glycoside hydrolase family 108 protein: protein MIEQQIDELIAREGGYVNHPADRGGPTRWGITEAVARAHGYAGPMRELPRVEAEAIYRRLYWLRPGYDRIAPIAPRIAAELFDTAVNMGAGVAGGFLQRALNPLNRNARDYPDLAVDGQAGAKTRAALSAFLKLRGASGEGVLLTALNALQGERYIRLAEQRPANEAFVYGWLAARVG from the coding sequence ATGATCGAACAGCAGATCGACGAGTTGATCGCGCGAGAAGGCGGATATGTGAACCATCCGGCAGACCGCGGCGGGCCGACGCGATGGGGCATTACTGAAGCCGTTGCTCGCGCGCATGGCTATGCCGGGCCGATGCGGGAATTGCCGCGCGTGGAGGCCGAGGCCATCTACCGGCGGCTCTACTGGCTGCGTCCCGGCTACGACCGAATCGCGCCGATCGCACCAAGGATTGCCGCCGAACTGTTCGACACCGCAGTCAACATGGGCGCCGGGGTGGCGGGCGGCTTCCTGCAGCGCGCGCTTAACCCGCTCAATCGCAATGCGCGCGATTATCCGGACCTCGCGGTCGATGGACAGGCCGGCGCCAAGACGCGCGCGGCGCTGTCGGCGTTTCTGAAGTTGCGCGGCGCGTCCGGGGAGGGCGTTCTCCTGACCGCGCTTAACGCTCTGCAGGGGGAGCGCTATATCCGCCTCGCCGAACAGCGGCCGGCGAACGAGGCGTTCGTCTACGGCTGGCTCGCGGCGCGCGTCGGATGA
- a CDS encoding Yip1 family protein yields MDLDVNKPGSHGHRIKRILLSPKEEWPVIDAEPMTTGDIYKKWVIPLAAIGPVAGLIGSLVFGYGAFGITYRPSVGSALSMAVTSYLMALLGVYVMALIYDALAPTFGGTKNFISALKLAAFSCTAAWLAGIFQILPALSFLAILGLYSLYLLYVGAPILMKLPPDKAMGYVVAAIVAAVVIFVVAGAIVARVGTAFVPAYPMAGGDVSGTIKIPGGGEIDLGKMEEASRQMEAAANRAQAAAASGAVAAGATDSGALQAMLPAALGGWQRTEVSSSSAGAAGVGGSQAEARYENGERSFRLSVTDIAAAGGLAAMAGAFNVESSRETGTGYEKMGSVDGRMTTEEWDRQRGDGKFGVLVANRFMVEAEGHADGIDTLKQAVASVDIARLEAMAR; encoded by the coding sequence ATGGATTTGGACGTTAACAAGCCGGGCAGCCACGGCCACCGCATCAAGCGCATCCTGCTGAGCCCGAAGGAAGAATGGCCCGTCATCGACGCCGAGCCGATGACGACGGGCGACATCTACAAGAAGTGGGTGATCCCACTCGCCGCGATCGGCCCGGTCGCGGGGCTGATCGGCAGCCTGGTCTTCGGTTACGGTGCCTTCGGTATCACCTATCGGCCGAGCGTTGGATCGGCGCTCTCGATGGCGGTGACGAGCTATCTGATGGCATTGCTAGGCGTCTATGTGATGGCGCTCATCTACGATGCACTGGCGCCCACGTTCGGCGGCACCAAGAACTTCATATCGGCGCTCAAGCTCGCTGCCTTTTCCTGCACGGCTGCGTGGCTGGCGGGAATTTTCCAAATTCTGCCGGCGCTCTCCTTTCTGGCGATCCTCGGGCTCTACAGCCTCTACTTGCTTTACGTAGGCGCGCCGATCCTGATGAAGCTGCCGCCCGACAAGGCGATGGGCTATGTCGTCGCCGCCATCGTCGCCGCGGTCGTGATATTCGTGGTCGCCGGCGCGATCGTCGCGCGGGTCGGCACCGCTTTCGTCCCCGCCTATCCGATGGCAGGCGGCGATGTGTCGGGCACGATAAAGATACCGGGCGGCGGCGAGATCGATCTCGGCAAGATGGAGGAAGCCAGCCGCCAGATGGAGGCGGCCGCCAACCGCGCGCAGGCCGCGGCGGCAAGCGGCGCGGTTGCCGCCGGCGCGACCGACAGCGGCGCGCTCCAGGCGATGCTCCCCGCGGCGCTCGGCGGATGGCAGCGCACTGAAGTCTCCAGCAGCAGCGCCGGCGCAGCCGGGGTGGGCGGGTCGCAGGCGGAAGCGCGCTACGAGAATGGCGAGCGCTCGTTCCGCCTCTCGGTGACCGACATCGCTGCCGCGGGCGGCCTCGCGGCGATGGCGGGGGCGTTCAACGTCGAGTCGAGCCGTGAGACCGGGACAGGCTATGAGAAGATGGGATCGGTCGACGGGCGCATGACCACTGAAGAGTGGGACCGCCAGCGGGGCGACGGCAAGTTTGGCGTGCTCGTCGCCAACCGCTTCATGGTCGAAGCCGAAGGCCACGCCGACGGGATCGACACGCTGAAGCAGGCGGTCGCCTCGGTCGATATCGCGCGCCTCGAGGCGATGGCGCGCTAG
- a CDS encoding 3TM-type holin translates to MSAAPRRRRSNEPASDPWTARARPMFLYVMYVMFGAALPIGLLSALSPEIGARISQGMTAYLAAIPDELYAVFATGYLGYTAARQWGKVKGVER, encoded by the coding sequence ATGAGCGCCGCCCCGCGCCGCCGCCGGTCGAATGAACCGGCTAGCGACCCGTGGACGGCGCGGGCGCGGCCGATGTTTCTTTACGTCATGTACGTGATGTTCGGCGCGGCGCTGCCGATCGGGTTGCTCTCCGCGCTGTCACCCGAAATCGGCGCGCGCATCTCGCAAGGCATGACCGCCTATCTCGCCGCGATCCCCGACGAGCTCTATGCGGTCTTCGCGACCGGTTATTTGGGCTACACCGCCGCCCGCCAATGGGGGAAGGTGAAGGGGGTGGAGCGGTAG
- the hslU gene encoding ATP-dependent protease ATPase subunit HslU produces the protein MKDSLTPTAVVAALDEHIVGQTEAKRAVAVALRNRWRRQRLDAELREEVTPKNILMIGPTGCGKTEISRRLAKLADAPFVKVEATKFTEVGYVGRDVEQIARDLVEEAVRLEKDRRRDAVREAASQAAMERLLDALTGKDASQATRESFRQRITDNHMNDAEVEIEVSDQPAAPFEIPGMGGQVGMINLSDMMGKAFGQAPKKKRKMRVAEAWDKLVEEEQDKRLDNDDVARTALKDAEANGIVFLDEIDKIAVSDVRGGSVSREGVQRDLLPLIEGTTVATKYGPMKTDHILFIASGAFHVAKPSDLLPELQGRLPIRVELKALTEEDFVRILSSTRASLTDQYRALLATEGVEVRFAEDGIRALARLAAEVNGEIENIGARRLQTVMEKLLEDVSYDADLRAGESIVVDAAYVDKQLAEVARNSDLSKYVL, from the coding sequence ATGAAAGACTCTCTTACTCCCACCGCCGTCGTAGCCGCGCTCGACGAGCATATCGTCGGCCAGACCGAGGCCAAGCGCGCCGTCGCGGTGGCGCTGCGCAATCGCTGGCGCCGCCAGCGGCTCGACGCCGAGCTGCGCGAGGAAGTGACGCCGAAGAACATCCTGATGATTGGCCCCACCGGCTGCGGCAAGACCGAGATCAGCCGCCGGCTGGCGAAGCTCGCCGACGCACCGTTCGTAAAGGTCGAGGCGACCAAGTTCACCGAGGTCGGCTATGTCGGCCGCGACGTCGAGCAGATCGCGCGGGATCTCGTCGAGGAAGCGGTGCGACTGGAGAAAGACCGCCGCCGCGACGCGGTGCGCGAGGCGGCGAGCCAGGCGGCGATGGAGCGCTTGCTCGATGCGCTGACCGGCAAGGATGCGAGCCAGGCGACGCGCGAAAGCTTCCGGCAGCGCATCACCGACAATCACATGAACGACGCCGAGGTCGAGATCGAAGTCTCCGACCAGCCGGCCGCGCCGTTCGAGATCCCCGGCATGGGCGGCCAGGTCGGCATGATCAATCTCTCCGACATGATGGGCAAGGCGTTCGGCCAAGCGCCGAAGAAGAAGCGCAAAATGCGCGTCGCCGAGGCGTGGGACAAACTGGTCGAGGAGGAGCAGGACAAGCGCCTCGACAATGACGATGTCGCGCGCACCGCATTGAAGGACGCGGAAGCGAACGGCATCGTCTTTTTGGACGAGATCGACAAGATCGCGGTCAGCGACGTCCGCGGCGGCAGCGTCAGCCGCGAAGGCGTCCAGCGCGACCTGCTGCCGCTGATCGAAGGCACGACGGTCGCCACCAAATATGGGCCGATGAAGACCGACCACATCCTGTTCATCGCATCGGGCGCGTTTCATGTCGCCAAGCCGAGCGACCTGCTGCCCGAGTTGCAGGGCCGCCTCCCGATCCGCGTCGAACTGAAGGCGCTGACCGAGGAAGATTTCGTCCGCATCCTGTCCTCCACGCGCGCCAGCCTGACCGATCAATATCGCGCGCTGCTCGCCACCGAAGGCGTCGAGGTGCGTTTTGCCGAAGACGGCATCCGCGCGCTGGCCCGGCTCGCGGCCGAAGTGAATGGCGAGATCGAGAATATCGGCGCGCGGCGCCTGCAGACGGTGATGGAAAAGCTGCTCGAGGATGTCAGCTACGATGCCGATCTTCGTGCCGGCGAAAGCATCGTCGTGGATGCGGCCTATGTCGACAAGCAGCTCGCCGAAGTGGCGCGCAATAGCGATCTCAGTAAATATGTTCTTTGA
- a CDS encoding M20/M25/M40 family metallo-hydrolase yields the protein MRLTSLAAVLMAIASVPVAAQLSSAETAMTKTIDAEQDRTIRFLETMVNQNSGTLNLQGVEAVGKMVRAELEPLGFDVKWIPLPETGRAGHIFATHKGSGRGKKMVLIAHLDTVFEPDSPFQTFKREGDRAIGPGVGDDKGGIAIIVAALRAMHQAGTLKDADIVVALTGDEERPGSPIDKARADLIAAGKWADVALEFEGLATDGGKDFATIARRSSTSWTLKTTGRTGHSSGVFGEGLGFGAIYEMARILDAFREELREPNLTYNVGVIGGGTPAAIDEQGLKIAASGKTNIVAETAIARGDLRSLTDEQDARARAKMQAIVAKHLPGTGAELTFAEDGYPPMAPTDGNRALLATLNRVNRDMGLPEMAEWDPAKRGAADISFVAKDTDGLAGMGPAGEKSHAPGESVDLPSIARQAKRAAILMSRLAQEPAR from the coding sequence ATGCGTCTGACTTCGCTTGCCGCCGTGTTGATGGCCATCGCCTCCGTACCTGTGGCTGCGCAGCTCTCGTCGGCCGAGACGGCGATGACGAAAACCATTGATGCCGAGCAGGACCGGACGATCCGGTTTCTCGAAACCATGGTAAACCAGAACAGCGGAACGCTGAACCTTCAGGGAGTGGAGGCCGTAGGCAAGATGGTTCGCGCCGAGCTCGAACCGCTCGGCTTCGACGTCAAATGGATCCCGCTTCCCGAAACGGGGCGTGCCGGGCACATCTTCGCCACCCACAAGGGCAGCGGCCGCGGCAAGAAGATGGTGCTGATCGCGCACCTCGACACTGTGTTCGAGCCGGATTCGCCGTTCCAGACCTTCAAGCGCGAGGGCGATCGCGCGATCGGGCCGGGTGTCGGCGACGACAAGGGCGGCATCGCGATCATCGTCGCCGCGCTGCGCGCGATGCATCAGGCCGGCACGCTGAAGGATGCCGACATCGTCGTCGCGCTGACCGGCGACGAGGAGCGGCCGGGATCACCGATCGACAAGGCGCGCGCCGACCTGATCGCCGCGGGCAAATGGGCCGATGTGGCACTCGAGTTCGAAGGTCTCGCCACCGACGGCGGCAAGGATTTCGCCACCATCGCGCGACGCAGCTCGACGTCGTGGACGCTCAAGACCACCGGCCGCACCGGCCACTCGAGCGGCGTCTTCGGCGAAGGGCTGGGCTTCGGCGCGATCTACGAAATGGCGCGCATCCTCGATGCCTTCCGCGAGGAACTGCGCGAGCCGAACCTCACCTATAATGTTGGCGTCATCGGCGGCGGCACCCCCGCCGCGATCGACGAGCAGGGCCTCAAGATCGCGGCAAGCGGCAAGACCAACATCGTCGCCGAGACAGCTATCGCGCGCGGCGATCTCAGGAGCCTCACCGACGAGCAGGACGCCCGCGCCCGCGCGAAAATGCAGGCGATCGTCGCCAAGCATCTGCCCGGTACCGGCGCCGAGCTGACCTTTGCCGAGGACGGCTATCCGCCGATGGCGCCCACCGACGGCAATCGCGCGCTGCTCGCTACCCTAAACCGAGTCAATCGCGACATGGGCCTGCCCGAGATGGCGGAATGGGATCCGGCAAAGCGCGGCGCCGCCGACATCAGCTTCGTCGCCAAGGACACCGACGGGCTGGCCGGCATGGGCCCGGCGGGCGAGAAATCGCACGCGCCGGGCGAGTCCGTCGATCTGCCGAGCATTGCGCGGCAGGCCAAGCGCGCCGCCATATTGATGTCGCGGCTGGCGCAGGAGCCAGCCCGCTGA
- the hslV gene encoding ATP-dependent protease subunit HslV: MEAWHGTTILGVRKDGKTVIAGDGQVSLQSTIIKPNARKVRRIGSGGAVIGGFAGATADAFTLFERLERKLEQHHGQLMRAAVELAKDWRTDKYLRNLEAMMIVADKETMLILTGNGDVLEPDGGVAAIGSGGNFALAAARALEEYEADPEVLARKAMKIAADVCVYTNDRLTVEIID, from the coding sequence ATGGAAGCCTGGCATGGCACGACGATTCTCGGCGTGCGCAAGGATGGAAAGACGGTGATCGCGGGCGACGGGCAGGTTTCGCTGCAGTCCACGATCATCAAGCCCAATGCGCGCAAGGTCCGCCGCATCGGCAGCGGCGGCGCGGTGATCGGTGGCTTTGCCGGCGCGACCGCGGATGCCTTCACCCTGTTCGAGCGGCTGGAGCGCAAGCTGGAGCAGCATCACGGCCAGTTGATGCGCGCCGCTGTCGAGCTCGCCAAGGACTGGCGGACCGACAAATATCTCCGCAACCTGGAAGCGATGATGATCGTCGCCGACAAGGAGACGATGCTGATCCTGACCGGCAACGGCGATGTGCTCGAGCCTGATGGCGGCGTCGCTGCGATCGGATCGGGCGGCAATTTCGCGCTCGCGGCCGCCCGCGCGCTCGAGGAATATGAGGCCGATCCCGAAGTGCTGGCGCGAAAGGCGATGAAGATCGCCGCGGACGTCTGCGTCTACACCAATGACCGGCTGACCGTCGAAATCATCGACTGA